One genomic segment of Gymnogyps californianus isolate 813 chromosome 8, ASM1813914v2, whole genome shotgun sequence includes these proteins:
- the CMPK1 gene encoding UMP-CMP kinase isoform X2: MKPVVVFVLGGPGAGKGTQCARIVEAMDQTMAANSQKNKFLIDGFPRNEDNLQGWNKTMDGKADVSFVLFFDCDNEICIGRCLERGKSSGRSDDNRESLEKRIHTYLQSTKPIIDLYERMGKVRKVDASKSVDEVFEKVVQIFDKEG, encoded by the exons ATGAAGCCCGTCGTCGTCTTCGTCCTCGGCGGGCCCGGGGCGGGGAAGGGGACGCAGTGCGCTCGCATCGTGGAG GCTATGGATCAAACAATGGCTGCCAATTCCCAGAAGAACAAGTTCTTGATTGATGGATTTCCCAGGAATGAAGATAATCTTCAAGGGTGGAATAAGACTATGGATGGAAAGGCGgatgtttcttttgttctcttttttgatTGTGACAATGAG ATATGTATTGGCCGCTGTCTTGAAAGAGGCAAGAGCAGTGGTAGGAGTGATGATAATCGGGAGAGTCTGGAAAAGAG AATTCATACGTATCTGCAGTCTACTAAGCCTATAATAGATTTGTATGAGAGAATGGGAAAAGTCAGAAAAGTGGATGCCTCTAAATCTGTTGATGAA gTTTTTGAAAAAGTTGTACAAATTTTTGACAAAGAAGGCTAA
- the CMPK1 gene encoding UMP-CMP kinase isoform X1, which translates to MKPVVVFVLGGPGAGKGTQCARIVEKYGYTHLSAGDLLRDERKRPGSQYGELIENYIKEGEIVPVEITISLLKRAMDQTMAANSQKNKFLIDGFPRNEDNLQGWNKTMDGKADVSFVLFFDCDNEICIGRCLERGKSSGRSDDNRESLEKRIHTYLQSTKPIIDLYERMGKVRKVDASKSVDEVFEKVVQIFDKEG; encoded by the exons ATGAAGCCCGTCGTCGTCTTCGTCCTCGGCGGGCCCGGGGCGGGGAAGGGGACGCAGTGCGCTCGCATCGTGGAG AAATATGGCTACACGCACCTTTCTGCTGGTGACCTCCTTCGAGATGAACGAAAAAGGCCAGGCTCACAGTATGGAGAACTCATTGAGAACTACATTAAGGAGGGGGAAATTGTACCGGTTGAAATAACAATCAGCTTGCTGAAGAGG GCTATGGATCAAACAATGGCTGCCAATTCCCAGAAGAACAAGTTCTTGATTGATGGATTTCCCAGGAATGAAGATAATCTTCAAGGGTGGAATAAGACTATGGATGGAAAGGCGgatgtttcttttgttctcttttttgatTGTGACAATGAG ATATGTATTGGCCGCTGTCTTGAAAGAGGCAAGAGCAGTGGTAGGAGTGATGATAATCGGGAGAGTCTGGAAAAGAG AATTCATACGTATCTGCAGTCTACTAAGCCTATAATAGATTTGTATGAGAGAATGGGAAAAGTCAGAAAAGTGGATGCCTCTAAATCTGTTGATGAA gTTTTTGAAAAAGTTGTACAAATTTTTGACAAAGAAGGCTAA